From Phycisphaerales bacterium, a single genomic window includes:
- the tnpA gene encoding IS200/IS605 family transposase — protein sequence MGHTFSSLLSHLVFSTKNRDPWIQPEMEQRLFSYCATVAQSEGGRILCMNGMPDHVHLLLSLKPTVAPSNSVRAIKANSSRFIHETFADHRRFAWQGGYAIFSVSESVSPKVRGYIDDQKSRHGAMRFEDEYVQLLDLHNLPYETQYLFDDE from the coding sequence ATGGGGCACACGTTCTCCTCATTGCTCTCGCACCTCGTCTTTTCGACGAAGAACCGCGATCCATGGATCCAACCCGAAATGGAGCAGCGCCTGTTCTCCTACTGCGCAACAGTGGCGCAGTCAGAAGGCGGGCGGATCCTCTGCATGAACGGCATGCCCGATCACGTGCACCTGCTGCTATCCCTCAAACCGACGGTGGCGCCATCGAACTCCGTGCGGGCCATCAAGGCGAACTCGTCGAGGTTCATTCACGAGACGTTCGCGGATCACCGGCGGTTCGCGTGGCAGGGTGGTTACGCGATCTTCTCCGTGAGCGAATCCGTCTCGCCAAAGGTGCGGGGGTACATCGATGACCAGAAATCGCGCCACGGGGCGATGCGCTTCGAGGACGAGTACGTACAGCTGTTGGACCTGCACAACCTGCCGTATGAGACGCAATACCTGTTCGATGATGAATGA
- a CDS encoding excinuclease ABC subunit UvrC, with amino-acid sequence MPDDPSLPTPDAEGFLPADTPPPWGTESTDARLARLLKKARNLPPHPGVYLMKDHKGVVLYVGKAGRLPDRVSSYWVPSADLGHVKSQLRELVWDFEYLQCETEWEALLTENRLIKDIHPRFNVRLVDDKTFPYLAVTTREDFPRVFVTRNPSDPEIRGARIYGPFTNAGALREAIQYLQRGFKFRTCKLDIVDGDPRNKFFRPCLLYNINQCTAPCADKITKDAYRADVDRFCRFLESKRSVMLREMRAEMQAASERMEYEKAAAIRDQIRAIEKLEERADRDDNWQPETENLILEPDKAVKSLQRTLGMEVAPRVIECIDIAHLRGGETVGSKVCFIDGRPFKGEYRRYRIKSVEGGNDDYASIREVVSRRYGEAGSGQELYPDLIIIDGGLGQLHAALEVFDHLDVKPPMVISLAKKEELIFVQQKTEPIRLGRDNPGLRLCQALRDEAHRFAQHYHHVLRRKKTLEED; translated from the coding sequence GTGCCCGACGACCCGTCCCTCCCAACCCCGGATGCCGAGGGCTTCCTGCCCGCCGACACGCCCCCGCCGTGGGGGACCGAGAGCACCGACGCGCGCCTGGCCCGCCTGCTGAAGAAGGCCCGCAACCTGCCGCCGCACCCGGGCGTGTACCTCATGAAGGACCACAAGGGCGTGGTGCTCTACGTCGGCAAGGCCGGCCGCCTGCCCGACCGTGTGTCGTCGTACTGGGTCCCGTCCGCAGACCTGGGGCACGTCAAGAGCCAGCTGCGCGAACTGGTGTGGGACTTTGAGTACCTCCAGTGCGAGACCGAGTGGGAAGCGCTGCTCACCGAGAACCGCCTCATCAAGGACATCCACCCGCGCTTCAACGTGCGGCTGGTGGATGACAAGACTTTTCCCTACCTCGCGGTGACCACCCGCGAGGACTTCCCCCGCGTGTTCGTGACGCGCAACCCCTCGGACCCCGAGATCCGGGGTGCACGCATCTACGGACCCTTCACCAACGCCGGAGCGCTCCGCGAGGCCATCCAGTACCTCCAGCGCGGCTTCAAGTTCCGCACCTGCAAGCTCGACATTGTCGACGGCGACCCCCGCAACAAGTTCTTCCGCCCCTGCCTGCTCTACAACATCAACCAGTGCACCGCGCCCTGCGCCGACAAGATCACCAAGGACGCCTACCGCGCCGACGTGGACCGCTTTTGCCGCTTCCTGGAAAGCAAGCGCAGCGTCATGCTCCGCGAGATGCGGGCCGAGATGCAGGCGGCCAGCGAGCGCATGGAGTACGAGAAGGCCGCGGCTATCCGCGACCAGATCCGCGCCATCGAGAAGCTCGAGGAGCGCGCCGACCGCGATGACAACTGGCAGCCCGAGACGGAGAACCTGATCCTGGAGCCCGACAAGGCCGTGAAGAGCCTGCAGCGCACGCTCGGGATGGAGGTCGCCCCGCGCGTGATTGAGTGCATCGACATCGCCCACCTCCGCGGCGGCGAGACCGTGGGCAGCAAGGTCTGCTTCATCGACGGCCGCCCCTTCAAGGGCGAGTACCGCCGCTACCGCATCAAGAGCGTCGAGGGCGGCAACGACGATTACGCCAGCATCCGCGAGGTCGTGAGCCGCCGCTACGGCGAGGCCGGCAGCGGCCAGGAGCTCTACCCCGACCTCATCATCATCGACGGCGGCCTGGGCCAGCTGCACGCCGCGCTCGAGGTCTTCGACCACCTTGACGTCAAGCCGCCCATGGTGATCTCGCTCGCGAAGAAGGAAGAGCTCATCTTCGTGCAGCAGAAGACCGAGCCCATCCGCCTGGGGCGCGACAACCCCGGCCTGCGCCTCTGCCAGGCCCTCCGCGACGAGGCGCACAGGTTTGCGCAGCACTACCATCACGTGCTGCGGCGGAAGAAGACGCTGGAAGAGGACTGA